A stretch of Nonomuraea africana DNA encodes these proteins:
- a CDS encoding helix-turn-helix domain-containing protein, producing the protein MEAAENVRPLSPARGGGPTVLRILLGAQLRRLRTAKGISREDAGYAIRASHAKISRLELGQVSFKERDVADLLTMYGVSDPDDRARLLELARQANQPGWWHKYSDLLPSWFEVYIGLEGAASIIRTYENQFVPGLLQSPDYARAVISLAHDRAPESEMERRVALRTTRQQRLTGERPVSLWAVLDEAVLRRTIGGVEVMRAQIEHLIDTAGLPNVTVQVMPFDRGGHAAAGGPFSILRFPEPELPDVVYMEQLSSALYLDKLAESEHYAKVMDRLSVQADTPAESRRFLEQLRKIV; encoded by the coding sequence ATGGAAGCGGCGGAGAACGTGCGGCCCCTGAGCCCCGCCAGGGGCGGCGGCCCCACGGTGCTGCGCATCCTGCTGGGCGCCCAGCTGCGCAGGCTCCGCACCGCCAAGGGCATCTCCAGGGAGGACGCGGGCTACGCCATCCGCGCCTCGCACGCCAAGATCAGCCGTCTCGAGCTGGGCCAGGTCAGCTTCAAGGAGCGCGACGTCGCCGACCTGCTCACCATGTACGGCGTGAGCGACCCCGACGACCGGGCGCGCCTGCTCGAACTGGCCAGGCAGGCCAACCAGCCGGGCTGGTGGCACAAGTACAGCGACCTGCTGCCGAGCTGGTTCGAGGTCTACATCGGCCTGGAGGGCGCGGCGTCGATCATCCGCACCTACGAGAACCAGTTCGTGCCGGGGCTGCTGCAGTCGCCCGACTACGCCCGGGCGGTGATCTCGCTGGCCCACGACAGGGCGCCGGAGAGCGAGATGGAGCGCAGGGTCGCGCTCAGGACCACCAGGCAGCAGCGGCTGACGGGAGAGCGGCCCGTGTCGCTGTGGGCGGTGCTCGACGAGGCCGTGTTGCGCCGCACCATCGGCGGCGTGGAGGTGATGCGCGCCCAGATCGAGCACCTCATCGACACCGCCGGCCTGCCCAACGTGACCGTGCAGGTCATGCCGTTCGACAGGGGTGGCCACGCGGCCGCCGGCGGGCCCTTCTCCATCCTGCGCTTCCCCGAGCCCGAGCTGCCCGACGTGGTCTACATGGAGCAGCTGTCCAGCGCGCTCTACCTGGACAAGCTCGCCGAATCCGAGCACTACGCCAAGGTCATGGACCGGCTCAGCGTGCAAGCGGACACTCCCGCCGAAAGCCGACGTTTTCTGGAGCAGCTGCGCAAGATCGTCTAG
- a CDS encoding DUF397 domain-containing protein: MGEIPNGITASSLAVAWRKGRRSNPNGNCVEVAALPTGQYAVRNSRFPDDPALIYTKAEITAFVLGAKDGEFDDLIA; the protein is encoded by the coding sequence ATGGGGGAGATTCCCAACGGCATCACGGCGAGCAGTCTCGCGGTGGCCTGGCGCAAGGGCAGGCGCAGCAACCCGAACGGCAACTGCGTGGAGGTGGCCGCGCTGCCGACCGGCCAGTACGCGGTGCGCAACTCCCGCTTTCCCGACGATCCCGCGCTCATCTACACCAAGGCGGAGATCACCGCCTTCGTCCTCGGCGCGAAGGACGGGGAGTTCGACGACCTGATCGCCTAG
- a CDS encoding WhiB family transcriptional regulator, giving the protein MSQVRRQIARPRPSWGWQDDAACRGEDLVLFFGPDGERQPERDVRERKAKAICAQCPVRAECLDYALSRPEKYGTWGGLNEDERASERRRRMRRAASAGISAA; this is encoded by the coding sequence ATGTCTCAGGTACGTCGGCAGATCGCCCGCCCGCGCCCCAGCTGGGGTTGGCAGGATGATGCCGCGTGCCGAGGTGAGGACCTCGTGCTCTTCTTCGGTCCCGATGGCGAGCGGCAGCCCGAGCGTGACGTCCGCGAGCGGAAGGCCAAGGCGATCTGCGCCCAGTGCCCCGTTCGCGCCGAGTGCCTTGACTACGCGCTGTCCCGGCCCGAGAAGTACGGCACGTGGGGCGGTCTGAACGAGGACGAGCGCGCTTCCGAGCGTCGCCGTCGCATGCGCCGCGCGGCCAGCGCCGGCATCTCCGCCGCCTGA
- a CDS encoding sucrase ferredoxin, with the protein MPTLASATVGARLWLLIEHDGPWASHLENCDLPADIAKLVRRATERGIRPQLIRRPGRRTRRRGQGLRVLVGYAAGENPWLAGGVIAGPDDLDLDAVMAGVVPESCILEDEPVFLVCTHAKRNACCARIGLPLARRLAEVLPDRVWETSHVGGDRYAANLVCLPHGIFYGSMSQAAAIAAANAYRSGEVILDRYRGRAGIPEPSQAAEHFARVHTGELSVGGVAVESSRSDGDVTEAIVRCGEVRFQVVIEPSVFQTPCGTACAEKITTYRLVSLDRLAPVRYATPALT; encoded by the coding sequence GTGCCGACCCTCGCGAGCGCGACCGTGGGCGCCCGCCTGTGGCTGCTGATCGAGCACGACGGCCCATGGGCGTCACATCTGGAGAACTGCGACCTTCCCGCCGACATCGCGAAACTCGTGCGCAGAGCCACCGAACGCGGTATCAGGCCGCAACTGATCCGCCGTCCTGGACGGCGGACCCGGCGGCGGGGGCAGGGCCTCCGTGTGCTAGTCGGCTACGCGGCGGGAGAGAACCCCTGGCTGGCGGGCGGTGTCATCGCAGGTCCAGACGATCTTGACTTGGACGCCGTGATGGCCGGAGTGGTCCCAGAGTCCTGCATACTTGAAGACGAGCCGGTATTTCTGGTCTGCACGCACGCCAAGCGCAATGCGTGCTGCGCCCGCATTGGACTGCCCCTCGCTCGCCGCCTGGCAGAAGTTTTGCCGGACAGAGTGTGGGAAACCTCACATGTTGGCGGCGATCGCTACGCCGCCAACCTCGTGTGCTTGCCACACGGAATTTTCTACGGCAGCATGTCTCAGGCTGCTGCGATCGCAGCGGCCAACGCGTACCGGTCCGGCGAGGTGATTCTCGACCGTTACCGGGGACGCGCAGGCATCCCTGAGCCATCGCAAGCCGCCGAGCATTTCGCCCGTGTCCACACAGGTGAGCTCTCGGTCGGCGGAGTGGCCGTGGAATCCTCAAGGTCGGACGGCGACGTCACCGAAGCCATCGTGCGCTGCGGTGAGGTCCGGTTCCAGGTTGTGATCGAGCCATCGGTGTTCCAAACACCGTGTGGCACGGCTTGCGCCGAGAAGATCACCACCTACCGGCTGGTCTCGCTGGACAGGCTCGCGCCTGTGCGGTACGCCACGCCCGCCCTCACCTGA
- a CDS encoding glycerol-3-phosphate dehydrogenase/oxidase, translated as MNTSLNAARRLAELERVRVETVDVLVVGLGATGAGVALDAASRGLTVAAIDAHDLAFGTSRWSSKMIHGGLRYLAKGQVGVARESAVERGILLARTAPHLVRAAPYLLPLTPGVSRAQAALVMTGYRMGDGLRAAARTPRRLLPGPCRLPSAKARELAPVLRERGLRGALLSWDGRLVDDARLVVAIARTAAGHGARILTRCRALELHRDGAQVRDERTGESFTIRARAVINAAGVWAGGLNPDLRLRPSRGTHLVLRGETLPGLRAGLHVPIPGESNRFALVLPQSDGRIHVGLTDEPLEGPVPDVPEVPEADVSALLTVLNTVLEVPVTRSQVAGAYAGLRPLLEAEGRTADLSRRHAVLTSTDEVITVTGGKLTTYRRMAQDAVDWAVRLRDLPAGPCVTHRLPLVGAQAFDGSSRLAERYGGEAEAVRRLAEEHPEPVGTGLTLGELVWAVRHEGALDEADLLDRRTRIGLVPEDRAAATAAARHALTL; from the coding sequence ATGAACACCTCGCTGAACGCCGCCCGCAGGCTCGCCGAGCTGGAACGGGTGCGGGTCGAGACCGTGGACGTGCTCGTGGTGGGGCTGGGCGCGACCGGGGCGGGGGTGGCGCTCGACGCCGCCTCCCGAGGTCTCACCGTAGCCGCGATCGACGCCCACGACCTGGCTTTCGGGACCTCCAGATGGAGCTCCAAGATGATCCACGGCGGGTTGCGCTATCTCGCCAAGGGACAGGTGGGCGTGGCGCGTGAGAGCGCGGTCGAGCGCGGCATCCTGCTCGCCCGCACCGCGCCGCACCTCGTGCGCGCCGCGCCGTACCTGCTGCCCCTCACTCCCGGGGTGTCGAGGGCGCAGGCGGCGCTGGTCATGACCGGCTACCGCATGGGCGACGGGCTGCGCGCCGCCGCCCGCACCCCGCGCCGCCTGCTGCCGGGCCCCTGCCGCCTGCCCTCGGCCAAGGCGAGGGAGCTGGCTCCCGTGCTGCGCGAGCGCGGCCTGCGCGGCGCCCTGCTGTCGTGGGACGGCAGGCTGGTGGACGACGCCCGCCTGGTGGTGGCGATCGCCAGGACGGCGGCGGGCCACGGCGCGCGGATCCTGACCCGGTGCAGGGCGCTGGAGCTGCACCGCGACGGCGCGCAGGTGCGCGACGAGCGGACCGGCGAGTCGTTCACGATCAGGGCTCGCGCGGTGATCAACGCGGCCGGTGTGTGGGCAGGCGGACTCAATCCGGACCTGCGGCTGCGGCCCTCGCGCGGCACCCATCTGGTGCTGCGCGGCGAGACCCTGCCGGGGCTTCGCGCGGGACTGCACGTGCCGATCCCCGGCGAGAGCAACCGCTTCGCCCTGGTGCTGCCCCAGTCCGACGGGCGGATCCACGTCGGGCTGACCGACGAGCCACTGGAGGGGCCGGTGCCTGACGTGCCCGAGGTTCCCGAGGCAGACGTGAGCGCCCTGCTGACCGTGCTCAACACCGTGCTCGAGGTCCCGGTGACCAGGAGCCAGGTGGCGGGCGCCTACGCGGGCCTCAGGCCGCTCCTGGAGGCCGAGGGCCGCACGGCCGACCTGTCGCGCAGGCACGCCGTCCTGACCTCCACGGACGAGGTGATCACCGTCACCGGCGGCAAGCTGACCACCTATCGGCGCATGGCCCAGGACGCGGTCGACTGGGCCGTCCGGCTCAGGGACCTGCCGGCGGGGCCCTGCGTGACGCATCGCCTCCCCCTGGTCGGCGCGCAGGCCTTCGACGGCTCCTCGCGGCTGGCCGAGCGGTACGGCGGCGAGGCCGAGGCCGTACGGCGGCTGGCGGAGGAGCACCCCGAGCCGGTCGGCACCGGCCTCACGCTCGGCGAGCTGGTCTGGGCGGTCCGGCACGAGGGCGCGCTCGACGAGGCCGACCTGCTCGACCGGCGCACCAGGATCGGGCTGGTGCCGGAGGACAGGGCGGCGGCGACGGCCGCGGCCCGCCACGCGCTGACCCTCTGA
- a CDS encoding TetR/AcrR family transcriptional regulator has translation MTAIRHNDAVLDAARDCVLAYGVRRTTLTDVARRAGVSRMTIYRGWPDVGSLVGDLMTREWLRVLGGLDLSDPVAAVVEGVRALRGHPLWRKIVDVDPELLLPYLTQRRGASHDAILAVLEEVMSPSQARAVLLTAQSFLLSAHTMADPETLDAELATLLERYLA, from the coding sequence ATGACGGCAATTCGTCACAATGACGCGGTGCTGGACGCCGCGCGGGACTGCGTGCTCGCCTACGGGGTGCGGCGCACGACGCTCACCGACGTCGCCAGGCGGGCGGGCGTATCACGCATGACGATCTACCGGGGCTGGCCCGACGTCGGCAGCCTGGTCGGCGACCTGATGACCCGCGAGTGGCTGCGGGTGCTGGGCGGCCTGGACCTGTCGGACCCCGTCGCCGCGGTGGTCGAGGGCGTGCGCGCGCTGCGCGGGCACCCGCTGTGGCGGAAGATCGTGGACGTCGATCCCGAGCTGCTGCTGCCGTACCTGACGCAGCGCAGGGGCGCCAGCCACGACGCCATCCTCGCCGTGCTCGAGGAGGTGATGAGCCCCTCGCAGGCCCGCGCGGTGCTCCTGACCGCCCAGTCGTTCCTGCTGTCGGCCCACACCATGGCCGACCCCGAGACCCTCGACGCCGAACTGGCGACCCTCCTGGAGAGGTACCTCGCTTGA
- a CDS encoding FAD-binding oxidoreductase gives MLWSGWGDPAKARDLPDQIRTLLRDLMGVREPAEAAALDEVRLPRVTLSPAVLAELTEAVGAAQVRTDHEARVRHTRGKSTPDLMRMREGDASDAPDAVVLPAAHDEVLRVLEVCARHRVAVVPFGGGTSVVGGLAVGGPAARQGVVSLDLRRLDRLVSVDTESMVAELEPGLRAPDAERLLAEHGLTLGHFPQSYEYATLGGFAAARSSGQASAGYGRFDDMVVGLTVATPSGTLELGRAPKSAAGPDLRQLILGSEGAFGVITSLRLRVRRRPGATVYEGWRFESFQAGSAAMRRLAQEGLLPVVLRLSDETETMIGLAKPEAIGSGDSGCLLIAGHERDRDAAAAVLAEQGGAYLGAEPGQAWEHGRFAAPYLRDSLLAAGATVETLETAGFWSNLPRLYDAVRLTLHAELGSPLVMCHISHVYETGASLYFTVVTDQGLPEWERAKRAVNAAIVTAGGTISHHHGVGRDHRQAYAEEIGPLGVEILRAVKQRLDPEGIMNPGVLIAVPPPSAD, from the coding sequence ATGCTGTGGAGCGGCTGGGGCGACCCGGCCAAGGCGCGCGACCTGCCCGACCAGATCCGCACGCTCCTGCGCGACCTCATGGGCGTGCGTGAGCCCGCCGAGGCGGCGGCGCTCGACGAGGTGCGGCTCCCGCGCGTCACGCTCTCCCCAGCGGTGCTGGCCGAGCTGACCGAGGCGGTCGGCGCGGCGCAGGTGCGCACGGACCACGAGGCCAGGGTCAGGCACACGCGCGGCAAGTCCACGCCCGACCTCATGCGCATGCGCGAGGGCGACGCCTCCGACGCGCCCGACGCGGTCGTGCTGCCCGCCGCGCACGACGAGGTGCTGCGCGTGCTGGAGGTGTGCGCCCGGCACCGGGTGGCCGTCGTGCCGTTCGGCGGGGGCACCTCGGTCGTCGGCGGGCTGGCCGTCGGCGGGCCGGCCGCGCGACAGGGGGTCGTCTCGCTCGACCTGCGCAGGCTCGATCGCCTGGTGTCCGTCGACACCGAGTCGATGGTCGCGGAATTGGAGCCCGGGCTGCGCGCCCCCGACGCCGAGCGACTGCTGGCCGAGCACGGGCTGACGCTGGGCCACTTCCCCCAGTCGTACGAGTACGCCACGCTCGGCGGGTTCGCCGCCGCCCGCTCCAGCGGCCAGGCGTCGGCGGGCTACGGCCGCTTCGACGACATGGTGGTCGGGCTGACCGTCGCCACCCCGAGCGGCACGCTGGAGCTCGGCCGCGCGCCGAAGTCGGCGGCCGGGCCCGACCTGCGGCAGCTGATCCTCGGCTCCGAGGGCGCCTTCGGCGTGATCACCTCGCTGCGCCTGCGGGTACGGCGGCGGCCCGGCGCGACGGTCTACGAGGGCTGGCGGTTCGAGTCGTTCCAGGCGGGATCGGCGGCGATGCGCAGACTCGCCCAAGAAGGGCTGCTTCCCGTCGTCCTGCGGCTGTCCGACGAGACCGAGACGATGATCGGGCTGGCCAAGCCCGAGGCCATCGGCTCGGGCGACTCGGGCTGCCTGCTGATCGCCGGGCACGAGAGGGACCGCGACGCGGCCGCCGCCGTGCTCGCCGAGCAGGGCGGCGCCTACCTCGGCGCCGAGCCGGGCCAGGCGTGGGAGCACGGCAGGTTCGCCGCGCCGTACCTGCGCGACTCTCTGCTCGCCGCGGGCGCCACCGTCGAGACCCTGGAGACGGCGGGTTTCTGGTCGAACCTGCCCAGGCTGTACGACGCGGTGCGGCTCACCCTCCACGCCGAACTCGGCTCGCCGCTGGTCATGTGCCACATCTCGCACGTCTACGAGACCGGCGCCTCGCTGTACTTCACGGTCGTGACCGACCAGGGGCTGCCGGAGTGGGAGCGGGCCAAGCGGGCCGTCAACGCGGCCATCGTGACGGCGGGCGGGACGATCTCGCACCACCACGGCGTCGGCAGGGACCACCGGCAGGCCTACGCCGAGGAGATCGGGCCGCTCGGGGTGGAGATCCTGCGCGCGGTGAAGCAGCGGCTCGACCCAGAAGGGATCATGAACCCCGGGGTGCTCATAGCCGTTCCGCCTCCTTCAGCAGACTGA
- a CDS encoding metallophosphoesterase family protein, with protein sequence MVDVAAERGKRSSSRTSEEGAGWRCQQIGSYKGLRPNTDTFSWFHPRTLWRSRNEILAGLFGDPSGEVRRRWMKEQRARGVDGDLRIAPGLGKSFNFLLLGDPGEGDDSQYAVVPGLLQVGADTSFAVIASDVIYPTGAGNEYPDKFFRPYKDYQAPIYAIPGNHDWYDGLGGFMRVFCDAPPLKPRPDRGLRGLLWRKPEPIDEDTLAAARKLRGSPAQQAVQPAPYWAIESESLLIVGVDTGIRGTIDAEQTAWLRRTSLDPRPKILITGKPIYTRNVHKPSALEGGGTIDDIVRDPAHRYVAAIGGDVHNYQRYPVRVGDRVIQYIVSGGAGAFMHATHTIGRVDVGGVHEDDFKCYPLRGDSLSFYSQLYAKRLRMRWLCLTPAEAACIMADRIKNKPIREIDLTVTITRRVRWAARVLGAWPMPFRLPVGSVFHRYLSELSDWDTPPFFKSFLHLEVTPASLTIRCFAATGCLPQELDPPLEDEVTISLV encoded by the coding sequence ATGGTCGACGTCGCCGCAGAGCGTGGAAAGCGGTCCTCCTCCCGCACCTCCGAGGAGGGCGCCGGCTGGCGCTGCCAGCAGATCGGGTCGTACAAGGGGCTTCGACCCAACACCGACACCTTCTCCTGGTTCCACCCCCGCACCCTCTGGCGATCACGCAACGAGATCCTCGCGGGCCTGTTCGGCGACCCCTCGGGAGAGGTGCGGCGGCGCTGGATGAAGGAGCAGCGGGCGCGCGGCGTCGACGGCGACCTCAGGATCGCGCCCGGTCTCGGCAAGAGCTTCAACTTCCTGCTCTTAGGCGACCCGGGCGAGGGCGACGACTCGCAGTACGCGGTCGTGCCCGGCCTGCTCCAGGTGGGCGCCGACACCTCGTTCGCGGTGATCGCCAGCGACGTGATCTACCCGACCGGAGCGGGGAACGAGTACCCGGACAAGTTCTTCCGGCCCTACAAGGACTACCAGGCGCCCATCTACGCCATCCCCGGCAACCACGACTGGTACGACGGCCTCGGCGGGTTCATGCGCGTCTTCTGCGACGCGCCGCCGCTCAAGCCGCGGCCCGACAGGGGGCTGCGCGGGCTGCTGTGGCGCAAGCCCGAGCCGATCGACGAGGACACCCTGGCGGCGGCGCGCAAGCTGCGCGGCTCCCCGGCCCAGCAGGCGGTGCAGCCGGCCCCCTACTGGGCGATCGAGAGCGAGAGCCTGCTGATCGTGGGCGTCGACACCGGCATCAGGGGGACGATCGACGCCGAGCAGACCGCGTGGCTGCGCCGTACCTCCCTCGATCCACGGCCGAAGATCCTCATCACCGGGAAGCCGATCTACACGCGCAACGTGCACAAGCCCTCGGCGCTGGAGGGCGGGGGCACGATCGACGACATCGTCCGCGACCCCGCGCACCGCTACGTCGCGGCGATCGGCGGCGACGTGCACAACTACCAGCGCTATCCGGTCAGGGTGGGCGACCGGGTGATCCAGTACATCGTCTCGGGCGGCGCCGGGGCCTTCATGCACGCCACGCACACGATCGGCAGGGTCGACGTGGGCGGGGTGCACGAGGACGACTTCAAGTGCTACCCGCTGCGCGGCGACTCCCTGTCGTTCTACAGCCAGCTCTACGCCAAGCGCCTGCGCATGCGCTGGCTGTGCCTCACCCCTGCCGAGGCGGCCTGCATCATGGCCGACCGGATCAAGAACAAGCCGATCAGGGAGATCGACCTCACCGTCACGATCACCCGCAGGGTGCGGTGGGCCGCGCGTGTGCTCGGGGCCTGGCCGATGCCGTTCAGGTTGCCGGTCGGCAGCGTCTTCCACCGCTACCTGTCGGAGCTGTCCGACTGGGACACCCCGCCGTTCTTCAAGAGCTTCCTGCACCTGGAGGTGACGCCCGCGAGCCTGACCATCAGGTGCTTCGCGGCGACGGGCTGCCTGCCGCAGGAGCTCGACCCGCCGCTGGAGGACGAGGTGACCATCTCTCTCGTCTAG
- a CDS encoding bifunctional 3'-5' exonuclease/DNA polymerase, translated as MYVALTSDSAGGGTLLPIGGRPRRVDDVARAVREMEERRPRWVFADARHLYPELLAAGVRVARCHDLALTQGLLLAHEGRYGEARSAAAAHARLHGLPVPDDDGPAARQDTLFEPERAELGADALAEVLADQLARIEALPDPGRFRLLVAAESAGALVAAEMGHDGMPWRRDIHDELLTELLGPRPVHGMRPAKLQALADQVTAAFGHPVNPDSVQQLVKAFKGAGVALKTTRSGELKRIEHPAVGPLLAYKELARLYSFHGWAWADQWVREGRFRAEYVVGGVVSGRWATSGGGALQIPKVMRRVVVADEGWALIVADAAQLEPRVLAAMAGDRGLARAAGEIDLYSALAKAFGGERDHAKIAMLSAMYGGTSGDAPKLLAVMRERFPLAYRFVEDAAKAGEEGKLVRSWLGRTSPPPSQRWKDLVAGPDGARAARDRGRFTRNFVVQATAAEWALALLAVLRGLLPEPARMVFFQHDEVMVHCPLEQAEQVTAAVAAAAAEATRLLFGATPVRFPMEAVTVSCYADAK; from the coding sequence GTGTACGTCGCGCTGACCTCCGACTCCGCAGGGGGCGGAACGCTGCTCCCGATCGGCGGCCGCCCCCGCCGGGTCGACGACGTCGCGCGGGCCGTCCGGGAGATGGAGGAGCGACGTCCCCGGTGGGTCTTCGCCGATGCGCGCCACCTCTACCCCGAGTTGCTGGCCGCGGGCGTGCGGGTGGCGCGCTGCCACGACCTGGCCCTCACCCAGGGGCTGCTGCTCGCCCACGAGGGCCGCTACGGCGAGGCGCGCTCGGCCGCGGCCGCCCACGCCAGGCTGCACGGCCTGCCGGTGCCCGACGACGACGGCCCCGCCGCGCGGCAGGACACGCTGTTCGAGCCCGAGCGGGCCGAGCTCGGCGCCGACGCGCTGGCGGAGGTGCTGGCCGACCAGCTCGCCAGGATCGAGGCGCTGCCCGATCCCGGCAGGTTCAGGCTGCTGGTGGCCGCCGAGTCGGCGGGGGCGCTGGTGGCCGCGGAGATGGGTCACGACGGCATGCCGTGGCGCAGAGACATCCACGACGAGCTGCTCACCGAGCTGCTCGGGCCGCGGCCCGTGCACGGCATGCGGCCCGCCAAGCTCCAGGCGCTGGCCGACCAGGTGACGGCCGCCTTCGGCCATCCGGTCAACCCCGACTCCGTGCAGCAGCTGGTCAAGGCGTTCAAGGGGGCCGGGGTCGCGCTGAAGACGACCAGGTCGGGCGAGCTCAAGCGGATCGAGCACCCGGCCGTGGGCCCGCTGCTCGCCTACAAGGAGCTGGCCAGGCTCTACAGCTTCCACGGCTGGGCGTGGGCCGACCAGTGGGTGCGCGAGGGCCGGTTCAGGGCCGAGTACGTCGTGGGCGGCGTCGTCTCCGGGCGGTGGGCCACCAGCGGCGGAGGGGCGCTGCAGATCCCCAAGGTGATGCGCAGGGTGGTGGTGGCCGACGAGGGCTGGGCGCTGATCGTCGCCGACGCGGCCCAGCTGGAGCCCAGGGTGCTGGCCGCCATGGCCGGAGATCGCGGCCTGGCCAGGGCCGCGGGCGAGATCGACCTCTACTCCGCGCTGGCCAAGGCGTTCGGAGGGGAGCGCGACCATGCCAAGATCGCGATGCTGTCGGCGATGTACGGCGGCACCAGCGGCGACGCCCCGAAGCTGCTGGCGGTGATGCGGGAGCGCTTCCCACTGGCCTACCGCTTCGTGGAGGACGCGGCCAAGGCGGGGGAGGAGGGCAAACTCGTCAGGTCGTGGCTGGGCCGCACCAGCCCGCCGCCCTCACAGCGGTGGAAGGACCTCGTCGCCGGGCCCGACGGTGCCAGGGCGGCGCGCGACAGGGGGCGCTTCACCCGCAACTTCGTCGTCCAGGCCACGGCGGCCGAGTGGGCGCTGGCCCTGCTGGCGGTGCTGAGAGGGCTGCTGCCCGAGCCCGCGCGGATGGTGTTCTTCCAGCACGACGAGGTGATGGTGCACTGCCCGCTGGAGCAGGCCGAGCAGGTGACCGCGGCGGTCGCCGCGGCCGCGGCCGAGGCGACCAGGCTGCTGTTCGGCGCGACCCCGGTGCGCTTCCCGATGGAGGCCGTCACCGTCTCCTGCTACGCCGACGCCAAGTGA
- a CDS encoding MFS transporter — MTTAAAKPGQPSIERVQRRTLTVLSAAQITGGVGVAVGLALSSLVVFHLSGSEAISGLAGTATVLGAAILALPAAKAAGRSGRRAGLGLAYVAALTGCVISVLAISIASWPLLLAGLVLVGGGSAGNLAARYSATDLSPPGHAGRHLSLVVWAATIGSVAGPNLADPADTLGKDLGLVPTAGPFAFAALAFAMALLIVVAGLRPDPLKLARRLSGTAEPAGGKSRTLKDAWGTLRTTPAARAALLAIAVSHTAMVSVMSMTPVHLHHEGAGLRVIGLVLSLHIAGMFMLSPVVGWLADKLGKVPVLVVGMVLLLASAALAGTAGDRVWQITAGLTLLGIGWSCGLVAGSAMLSESVAIERRPAVQGLSDLLMNICGATGTIIAGAIVGALSYGVLGLVVGVMVTVTGVWLAVARHPAPTPSS, encoded by the coding sequence GTGACCACCGCCGCTGCCAAACCAGGACAGCCGTCCATCGAACGGGTGCAGCGCCGTACCCTCACCGTCCTGTCCGCCGCCCAGATCACCGGCGGCGTCGGCGTGGCGGTGGGCCTGGCGCTGAGCTCGCTGGTCGTCTTCCACCTGTCGGGCTCGGAGGCCATCAGCGGCCTCGCGGGAACGGCGACCGTGCTCGGCGCGGCGATCCTGGCCCTGCCCGCGGCCAAGGCGGCGGGCAGGAGCGGCCGCAGGGCGGGGCTCGGCCTCGCCTACGTCGCCGCCCTGACCGGATGCGTGATCTCGGTGCTGGCCATCAGCATCGCCTCGTGGCCGCTGCTGCTGGCCGGGCTGGTGCTGGTGGGCGGCGGCAGCGCGGGCAACCTGGCCGCGCGCTACTCCGCCACCGACCTCTCCCCTCCCGGCCACGCGGGCCGGCACCTGTCGCTGGTGGTGTGGGCGGCGACGATCGGCTCGGTCGCCGGCCCCAACCTGGCCGACCCCGCCGACACCCTCGGCAAGGACCTGGGCCTGGTGCCGACGGCGGGCCCGTTCGCCTTCGCCGCGCTGGCCTTCGCGATGGCGTTGCTCATCGTGGTGGCGGGGCTGCGCCCCGACCCGCTCAAGCTCGCCAGGCGGCTCAGCGGTACGGCGGAGCCTGCCGGAGGGAAGTCGAGGACGCTCAAGGACGCGTGGGGCACCCTGCGGACCACTCCCGCCGCCCGCGCGGCGCTGCTGGCGATCGCGGTCAGCCACACCGCGATGGTGTCGGTGATGTCGATGACCCCCGTCCACCTGCACCACGAAGGCGCCGGCCTGAGGGTGATCGGCCTGGTGCTGAGCCTGCACATCGCCGGCATGTTCATGCTGTCGCCGGTGGTCGGCTGGCTGGCCGACAAGCTCGGCAAGGTGCCGGTGCTGGTGGTCGGCATGGTGCTGCTGCTGGCGTCGGCGGCTCTGGCGGGCACGGCGGGCGATCGCGTCTGGCAGATCACGGCGGGGCTGACGCTGCTGGGCATCGGCTGGTCGTGCGGGCTGGTCGCGGGCTCGGCGATGCTGTCGGAGTCGGTCGCGATCGAGCGCCGTCCCGCGGTCCAGGGCCTGTCGGACCTGCTGATGAACATCTGCGGCGCGACCGGCACGATCATCGCGGGCGCGATCGTGGGCGCCCTGTCGTACGGCGTGCTGGGCCTGGTCGTCGGCGTCATGGTCACGGTCACCGGCGTGTGGCTCGCCGTGGCCCGCCACCCCGCCCCGACCCCCTCGTCGTAG